The following are from one region of the Methanospirillum hungatei genome:
- a CDS encoding PAS domain S-box protein, translating to MISVLYVDDDLTLLELGKLFLERTGEFQVELRDSAVEAVELLKNTSFDIILSDYEMPVMNGLEFLKEVRSTLGEIPFILFTGRGREEVVIQALNDGADYYLQKGGDPKPQFVELTHKMKLAVQRRNIGIELKESEQRYREVVETQSEFICRFTPGGITVFVNEAYCNYFGIKREEIIGQRFIPDIPEDDREKVHTHFALLTQDSPVGEIEHRIRMPDGSLRWHRWRDHAIFNEKGTLIEYQSLGRDITDRKQVEEELKQSESLYRAVFENTGAASIIIGPTTLILRANSGWEKLTGVPIAEQENKLSWTKFIDEDDVKRMVEYHHIRRKDPSLAPTVYECRTHNEADGSVHTCIVHVDVIPGSDNSIASLVDITNQKQYAEEVQAANEELTATQEELQAQFEELKRNQEIIQESEEKYRRILENMQDVYYQTDKEGKIILTSPSATSVLGYPDNTEYYGKNVADALYYNPEDRKVFLTAIEKTGKVENYEVTLRKGDGTPITVLTSSHRYYDNTGNYLGIEGLFRDISERKQMEIRLNESENLHRAVFDNTGTIILVVESDNTIVYANKKFVQLSGYSKEKLEGKMCWTDFIMPEDLIKMKEYHRIRRANPASPPPVYPFRFVDRFGKMRYCINNVAMIPGTERSVASAIDITDQVIAETEYHTIFENIQDVFYRSDSEGKIILISPSATTVLGYESLAELIGKKIAETLYLKPQDRETFLRDMKENGSVTNYEVQLKKKDGTPITVLTSSHYYYDHQGNYVGIEGIFRDITERKQIEILYKTIFDKTGIPMLILNEDLVISDMNAEFEQAFGYTRSEIIGQLQWPALIADDDRGRMIEYYALQKKNLSALLENNAFTYVLKNGETQVGAILITSIPGTGKSLISIENIADLLETRTKLKSTKEEMNQLFNQLPDYVIIHEGETIVYVNDEGARLMGKTPEEIIGTSVLSFAAPEYHDLLIQNIGFRYQGINIKPYLIEVTIPSGERRWLEVRSASLAGRLKDTTLAVLTDVTEQKKAEIALKESELQYRTIIENMQDLVYRADLSGNLIMISPAGVRPAGFSSADEMIGCNISHMFYSNPGEREKLLELLQKDEKVTNFPTSLVDNMEISIR from the coding sequence ATGATCTCAGTCCTGTATGTTGATGATGACCTCACACTCCTCGAATTAGGGAAACTCTTTCTTGAGCGAACCGGAGAATTTCAGGTTGAACTTCGTGATTCGGCGGTAGAAGCCGTAGAGCTCTTAAAAAACACTTCATTTGACATTATCCTCTCTGATTACGAGATGCCGGTTATGAACGGGCTTGAATTTTTAAAAGAGGTCCGAAGTACATTAGGAGAGATCCCCTTTATTCTGTTTACCGGAAGAGGAAGGGAAGAAGTGGTCATTCAGGCCTTAAATGACGGGGCTGATTATTACCTGCAGAAGGGCGGAGATCCCAAACCCCAGTTTGTCGAATTAACGCATAAAATGAAACTTGCCGTTCAGCGGCGCAATATCGGCATTGAACTCAAGGAGAGTGAGCAGCGGTACCGTGAGGTAGTTGAGACACAGTCGGAATTTATCTGCCGGTTTACTCCCGGTGGCATCACCGTATTTGTAAATGAGGCGTATTGCAACTATTTTGGAATAAAAAGAGAGGAGATCATAGGGCAGCGATTCATTCCTGATATTCCTGAAGACGACCGGGAAAAAGTCCACACCCATTTTGCCTTACTCACCCAGGACTCACCAGTTGGAGAGATTGAGCACCGGATACGTATGCCTGATGGCAGTCTCCGCTGGCACCGGTGGCGTGACCATGCAATTTTTAATGAAAAAGGAACCCTCATCGAGTATCAATCGCTTGGGAGAGATATTACAGACCGAAAGCAGGTAGAAGAAGAACTGAAACAGTCTGAAAGTCTGTACAGGGCAGTATTTGAAAATACCGGGGCAGCTTCGATTATTATCGGCCCGACCACTCTCATTCTGCGGGCAAACTCAGGATGGGAAAAGCTGACCGGTGTGCCGATTGCCGAACAGGAAAACAAATTAAGCTGGACGAAATTTATTGATGAAGATGATGTAAAACGAATGGTTGAGTATCATCATATCAGGAGGAAGGATCCCTCCCTGGCTCCGACAGTGTATGAATGCCGGACCCATAATGAAGCAGATGGATCAGTCCATACCTGCATCGTCCATGTCGATGTCATTCCAGGAAGCGATAACAGTATTGCGTCCCTTGTTGATATTACGAACCAGAAACAGTACGCAGAAGAGGTACAGGCAGCCAATGAGGAGCTTACCGCCACCCAGGAAGAACTGCAAGCACAGTTTGAAGAACTCAAACGTAACCAGGAAATAATCCAGGAGAGTGAGGAAAAATACCGGAGAATTCTTGAGAATATGCAGGATGTGTACTATCAGACCGATAAAGAAGGTAAAATAATTCTTACGAGCCCATCAGCAACTTCGGTCCTTGGATATCCGGACAATACTGAATATTATGGAAAAAACGTTGCTGATGCACTATATTATAACCCAGAAGACAGAAAAGTCTTTCTTACAGCGATTGAAAAGACCGGAAAGGTGGAAAATTACGAAGTAACACTCCGAAAAGGAGATGGAACCCCGATTACGGTTTTGACCAGCAGTCATAGATATTATGATAATACCGGTAATTACCTCGGGATTGAAGGGTTATTCAGGGATATTTCCGAAAGAAAGCAGATGGAGATCAGACTCAATGAATCAGAGAATCTCCACCGGGCGGTTTTTGACAATACCGGGACGATTATCCTGGTAGTGGAGTCTGACAATACCATCGTATACGCCAATAAAAAATTTGTCCAACTTTCAGGATATTCAAAAGAGAAACTGGAGGGGAAGATGTGCTGGACTGATTTCATCATGCCTGAAGACCTCATTAAGATGAAAGAGTACCATCGCATACGCCGAGCCAATCCTGCATCTCCACCGCCGGTCTATCCATTCAGGTTTGTTGACCGATTTGGAAAGATGCGGTACTGCATTAATAATGTAGCCATGATCCCCGGTACTGAGCGGAGTGTTGCATCGGCAATTGACATTACAGACCAGGTTATCGCTGAGACTGAATACCACACTATCTTTGAAAATATTCAGGATGTCTTCTACCGGTCTGATTCGGAAGGGAAGATAATCCTTATTAGTCCCTCTGCAACCACGGTGTTAGGGTACGAGTCCCTGGCTGAACTAATCGGTAAAAAAATCGCGGAGACACTGTATCTGAAGCCCCAGGACAGGGAGACCTTCCTCAGGGATATGAAAGAAAATGGATCGGTCACGAATTATGAGGTTCAGCTGAAAAAGAAAGACGGAACCCCGATAACAGTCCTGACCAGCAGCCACTATTATTATGATCATCAAGGGAATTATGTTGGGATTGAAGGGATATTCAGGGACATTACTGAACGAAAACAGATAGAGATCCTGTATAAAACCATATTTGATAAAACAGGTATCCCCATGTTGATTCTTAATGAAGATTTGGTGATATCTGATATGAATGCAGAGTTTGAACAGGCATTCGGATATACCCGCTCAGAGATAATCGGACAGTTACAATGGCCTGCCCTGATTGCTGATGATGACCGGGGGCGGATGATAGAATATTATGCTCTGCAGAAAAAAAACCTCTCCGCTCTTTTAGAAAATAATGCATTTACCTATGTTTTGAAAAATGGTGAGACCCAGGTAGGAGCGATATTAATAACCTCCATTCCCGGAACCGGGAAAAGTCTGATTTCAATCGAGAACATAGCAGATTTGCTAGAAACACGGACCAAATTAAAATCTACTAAAGAGGAGATGAATCAGTTATTCAATCAGCTTCCTGATTACGTCATTATTCATGAAGGGGAGACCATTGTCTATGTCAATGATGAAGGGGCACGGCTGATGGGAAAAACTCCTGAGGAGATCATTGGAACATCAGTCCTCTCATTTGCAGCTCCAGAATATCACGATCTCCTGATACAAAACATCGGATTCAGATACCAGGGAATAAATATTAAACCTTATTTGATTGAGGTCACTATCCCTTCTGGTGAGCGGAGATGGCTTGAAGTTCGATCAGCGTCACTAGCGGGACGATTGAAGGATACAACCCTGGCTGTTCTCACTGATGTAACGGAGCAGAAAAAAGCAGAAATCGCATTGAAAGAGAGTGAATTACAGTACCGAACGATTATTGAAAATATGCAGGATCTGGTCTATAGAGCAGACCTTTCTGGCAACCTGATCATGATAAGTCCTGCCGGAGTCAGACCTGCAGGATTTTCATCGGCTGATGAGATGATTGGCTGTAATATCTCTCATATGTTCTATTCTAATCCAGGTGAGCGCGAAAAACTTTTAGAGCTCCTTCAAAAAGATGAGAAAGTTACAAATTTTCCAACTTCTCTCGTTGACAACATGGAAATATCCATCAGGTAA
- a CDS encoding PAS domain-containing sensor histidine kinase: MDFVPYLSIFPDLLLVFILIAGIMYRTSEKQKRYAIIIGSIGCLTLFSGSIIRWNTDLLYTGLSAHIIGELLIFCAILLLITSKQASEPDKNLGMKISELERQVLEKSEALDMTNILLKNELEVRTSFEADLQESEEKFRTITENTPLGMILVNKDNSIAYINPQVTRSLGFILDDIPDMQTVIRVFLPDPSDQEDAFHMWQDLAWKIDRQIQEPEPHVYQISAKDGSQRTFELYFAPYGKVMLILLHDITIRKKAQDELRESERRYREMIEKIPLIVVILDRDGKVVFGNNHLLKVIGCDKDEILGADWFSSFTPPEEHVRDTFVQYIQEEKVPPQLENSIVSKDNQKHSVLWTNLVLQETDGRTTGIISLGTDITERIQREKAIQLANKKLNILSSISRHDIANTLTEIFLTLELAQDTIEDTASQELIRETLDGLRIIRHQIEFSRYYQDIGVHAPEWFELDTIITLVVREMALPDITITIETGKVMVYSDPLIQKVFFNLIDNTIRHGKQVTVISFTLMYEGSDLIIVYRDDGAGISSDEKEKIFEKGFGKHTGMGLFLIRDILAITGLSIRECGTPGTGARFEIRVPKGAWRAGVEMGG; the protein is encoded by the coding sequence ATGGATTTTGTACCGTACCTGTCTATTTTTCCAGATCTTCTCCTCGTTTTTATCCTGATTGCCGGTATCATGTATCGAACCTCTGAAAAACAGAAGAGATATGCCATCATTATCGGAAGCATCGGATGTCTTACCCTGTTTTCGGGCTCGATTATCAGATGGAATACGGATCTCCTCTATACCGGTCTGTCTGCTCATATCATAGGAGAACTCCTCATCTTTTGTGCAATTCTTCTTCTGATTACTTCAAAACAGGCATCAGAACCGGATAAAAACCTGGGAATGAAAATTTCAGAGCTGGAGCGTCAGGTTTTGGAAAAATCTGAGGCTCTTGATATGACGAATATTCTTCTGAAAAATGAACTAGAAGTCAGGACCTCGTTTGAAGCAGATCTTCAGGAGAGTGAAGAGAAGTTTCGCACTATCACTGAGAATACCCCGCTTGGGATGATACTTGTCAACAAGGATAATTCCATCGCCTATATCAACCCTCAGGTGACCAGATCACTTGGATTTATTCTGGACGATATTCCGGACATGCAGACCGTCATCCGGGTTTTCTTACCAGATCCATCTGATCAGGAAGATGCCTTTCATATGTGGCAGGATCTGGCCTGGAAAATAGACAGGCAGATCCAGGAACCTGAACCCCATGTCTACCAAATAAGCGCAAAAGACGGATCCCAGAGGACATTTGAGTTGTATTTTGCACCATACGGGAAGGTTATGCTCATCCTTCTCCATGATATCACCATCCGGAAAAAAGCCCAGGATGAACTCCGGGAATCTGAACGCCGGTACCGTGAGATGATAGAGAAGATCCCACTCATAGTCGTGATACTGGACCGTGATGGGAAGGTAGTGTTCGGAAACAACCACCTCCTCAAGGTTATCGGATGTGACAAAGATGAAATCCTGGGTGCAGACTGGTTTTCTTCATTTACCCCTCCTGAAGAGCATGTACGGGATACCTTCGTCCAATATATCCAGGAGGAAAAGGTACCCCCACAGCTTGAGAACTCAATTGTTTCCAAAGATAACCAAAAGCACTCTGTTCTCTGGACAAACCTTGTGCTTCAGGAAACCGATGGCAGAACTACCGGAATTATCAGTCTTGGAACGGATATCACCGAGCGAATACAGCGGGAAAAGGCTATCCAGCTTGCAAATAAGAAACTCAATATCCTCTCTTCCATCTCCCGCCATGATATTGCAAACACCCTAACTGAAATCTTTCTTACTCTTGAACTGGCACAGGATACCATAGAGGATACTGCCTCACAGGAATTAATTCGCGAAACCCTTGATGGACTTCGGATTATTCGTCACCAGATAGAATTTTCCCGGTACTACCAGGACATCGGAGTCCATGCTCCGGAGTGGTTTGAGCTTGACACCATTATCACGCTCGTAGTCAGGGAGATGGCTCTTCCTGATATCACGATAACCATAGAGACAGGAAAGGTCATGGTGTATTCAGATCCTCTCATTCAGAAAGTCTTCTTCAATCTCATCGATAACACCATCAGGCATGGAAAGCAGGTGACGGTGATCTCATTTACGCTGATGTATGAAGGATCTGACCTCATCATCGTGTATCGTGATGACGGGGCAGGCATATCTTCTGATGAGAAGGAGAAAATATTTGAGAAGGGATTTGGAAAACATACCGGAATGGGGTTATTTTTAATCAGAGATATATTGGCAATTACCGGGCTTTCCATCCGGGAATGTGGAACTCCTGGAACGGGAGCACGGTTTGAGATACGGGTACCAAAAGGAGCATGGCGGGCTGGAGTGGAAATGGGGGGGTAG